A single genomic interval of Eurosta solidaginis isolate ZX-2024a chromosome 3, ASM4086904v1, whole genome shotgun sequence harbors:
- the LOC137246779 gene encoding putative nuclease HARBI1, with protein MTSTEFWFDDSSDEEESILELARSRKLLRDASNPLEMNSAAFIKNFRLSKEAFMDLLSSTDNLLQQCSRAKSIPTILKLATFLRFCAQGSYQLSIGNENTLGLAQPTVSVVLSEVLNVLENSLCQRWIKFNYDEAELQQAKLYFFNISRIPGIIGCVDGTHIKIVAPKKELQHLYYNRKGFYSINAMIVCDHSMSIRYINAKYPGATHDSMVFSMSALKSHLEQQHQDGTRNTWLLGDAGYALKPYLLTPFRNTEDGSAQRIYNTQHAKGACCRQEPFTTHQKKQQKL; from the exons ATGACTTCAACGGAATTTTGGTtcgatgattcgtcagatgaggAGGAAAGCATATTGGAATTAGCCAGAAGTAGAAAACTATTGAGGGATGCTTCCAATCCTTTAGAAATGAATTCCGCAGC atttatcaAAAACTTCAGGCTGTCTAAGGAAGCTTTCATGGACTTGCTGTCCAGTACAGACAATCTTCTGCAGCAATGCTCAAGAGCTAAATCTATACCAACCATTCTAAAATTGGCCACATTTCTCAgattttgtgctcagggatcctaccaaTTGAGCATTGGGAACGAGAATACACTCGGACTGGCACAACCCACGGTGTCTGTGGTGCTATCAGAGGTGTTAAATGTATTGGAAAACTCTCTTTGTCAACGATGGATAAAGTTCAATTACGACGAAGCTGAACTGCAACAAGCTAAATTGTATTTCTTTAACATTAGCAGAATTCCAGGGATTATTGGCTGTGTTGACGGCACGCATATTAAAATTGTTGCTCCCAAAAAAGAACTACAACATTTGTACTACAACAGAAAAGGATTCTACAGCATTAATGCCATGATT GTTTGCGACCATTCCATGAGTATACGGTACATAAATGCAAAATATCCGGGAGCAACACATGATTCTATGGTGTTCAGTATGTCGGCATTGAAATCACATTTGGAACAGCAACATCAAGATGGTACTCGCAACACCTGGCTTCTTG GTGATGCTGGATATGCATTAAAGCCATACTTACTGACGCCGTTCAGAAATACTGAAGATGGATCTGCACAACGTATTTACAATACACAGCATGCGAAAG GTGCTTGTTGCAGGCAAGAGCCCTTCACTACACAccagaaaaagcaacaaaaattataa
- the LOC137246780 gene encoding uncharacterized protein: MSKVVSTKQQLERLISLMEENPVIAKGICTKVQSTKMWEEITAELNCLGPPVRETKKWMKVWADMKSKTKKKMSENMVEYRATGGGPNRLNAYTHAEEAIMGLLQLHTSVDPPGEEHGLNANEVVECEVSMNEERLDDNTEPIEDLEVSEHSVAVVEERPWRNTRRRCSRTERLKLLEEQTSDQKRFHKEMLETLKEIKKSAMETEKYAERTYALKYYYKKQMLKLKKEKLELYKLQMQK, encoded by the exons at GTCGAAAGTggtgagtacaaaacaacagctgGAAAGACTGATTTCATTAATGGAGGAAAATCCCGTGATAGCAAAAGGAATTTGCACAAAAGTACAATCTACAAAAATGTGGGAAGAGATAACAGCGGAGCTTAACTGCCTGGGACCACCCGTAAGAGAGACAAAGAAGTGGATGAAG GTGTGGGCTGACATGAAGTCgaaaacgaaaaagaaaatgtCGGAGAACATGGTGGAATATCGCGCCACTGGTGGTGGGCCAAACAGACTGAATGCATATACGCATGCAGAAGAGGCTATAATGGGCTTACTACAGCTTCACACCAGCGTAGATCCACCTGGAGAAGAGCATGGGCTAAATGCAAATGAGGTCGTCGAGTGTGAAGTTAGCATGAATGAGGAGCGATTGGATGATAATACAGAACCTATTGAAGATTTGGAGGTAAGCGAGCATAGTGTTGCTGTTGTCGAGGAAAGGCCATGGAGAAATACCAGAAGAAGATGTAGCAGAACGGAACGGTTAAAGTTATTGGAAGAGCAAACCAGTGATCAAAAAAGGTTCCATAAAGAAATGCTCGAAACTCTAAAAGAGATTAAAAAAAGTGCAATGGAGACTGAAAAATATGCGGAAAGGACATATGcgttaaaatattattataagaaacaaatgttaaaattaaaaaaagagaagCTTGAATTGTACAAGCTTCAAATGCAAAAATAG
- the Incenp gene encoding inner centromere protein isoform X1, translated as MEELLKILETSEEYCIELQLMKEKFMDDLSAKLNGRKPTLPEAESVLPPSVTPQQTKKRVKRLSDLDECVAEALPEKVSPTRPVRISNTQLLASAVAMESEPIEDIENVNSRVPDSAKSSKEQTEEELMPPPPAPIASAQNDINDNNESSFARPQRAAKLRSEKNLKEPKLNYKLRRPDSENATQVKLEHEQRPSQMHHTDDGDTDRENTKSVASIRSEDSVIAIPPKAPSVVEINSEDEQLTDNIVSQRTSSEDGMVRGLRIKVKREKSSTGSVDGTEGANSSTKSTVVGNTTGPQLSVPMPKMTIKSEQGSDDSTLTSTSISANTMSTTANTRRRRKKDAVPKPIKVERFSDIEVSEPKRKGRKEVRVSAASVYEDAVDQPITTEGTNTPPTRVSIVPPHVAVAAGLESTMNNVTIPDKIGSTTIISAVVNDATYCANAAQTTFQVDIGQTTFVKDNQIGNVTVTMDKKSGGTCATVGDTTYNVPNIGANNSAASSHQSMETAKDCTHAQQDSLITEDESFEKEKPNGKLATLPKPGPASSKLASTKAFKMPTRTNELFNPLVQSPVKKKVEAFENAAIAAHNIELTNTGRPKRTKENTAPSSLTTPTIGKLASAPALGRFLTPTQSSNLTGSATREKKKVTSSASKALPYPKLMAGVKTSSSSTSTKTLSRENSAEDFRKGLHSLAEERKKQREQKHLIAAQQREARERERAERAAKLVKEREEKRLKKQQEAEQKKQELEDIQRNIRQQEEAAKLKASKAKAEQERELLKQMKPQSARAATTKMLPPPPKVRSKYTFEMLHEDDSTDEEDKTSYKRPPPPTWSRSHVRGPAIRMQQYWPTQIIDSFFSVQPMSPDLRLIFPNISSHHLKRNSSVLWSTPPRYSELPKY; from the exons ATGGAAGAATTGTTGAAAATACTCGAGACAAGTGAAGAATACTGCATAGAATTGCAGCTAATGAAAGag AAATTTATGGATGATTTGAGTGCAAAGTTAAACGGCCGGAAACCTACACTACCTGAGGCAGAGAGCGTTCTGCCACCGAGTGTAACGCCGCAACAAACAAAAAAGCGGGTAAAGCGCTTATCTGACCTCGATGAATGTGTTG CCGAAGCTTTGCCAGAAAAAGTTTCGCCAACTCGGCCAGTGCGTATAAGTAATACTCAATTACTGGCCTCTGCAGTTGCTATGGAATCGGAGCCTATTGAAGATATTGAAAATGTCAATTCAAGGGTCCCAGATAGTGCAAAATCTAGTAAAGAGCAAACGGAGGAGGAACTAATGCCTCCCCCACCTGCGCCCATTGCGTCTgcgcaaaatgatataaatgatAACAATGAATCATCGTTTGCTCGGCCACAACGAGCAGCAAAATTAAGATCGGAAAAGAACTTAAAAGAGCCCAAACTTAATTACAAGTTACGTCGTCCTGACAGCGAGAATGCAACTCAGGTGAAGTTGGAGCATGAGCAACGGCCATCGCAAATGCATCATACTGATGATGGAGATACCGATAGGGAAAACACTAAATCTGTAGCAAGCATTAGGTCAGAAGATTCTGTAATAGCCATACCACCAAAAGCTCCATCAGTGGTGGAAATAAACTCTGAAGATGAGCAATTAACAGATAATATAGTATCGCAAA GAACATCTTCTGAGGATGGTATGGTGCGTGGGTTGCGCATAAAAGTTAAACGTGAGAAAAGTAGTACTGGTAGTGTTGATGGCACAGAAGGTGCTAATTCTTCCACAAAGTCTACAGTTGTAGGTAACACTACTGGCCCCCAACTTTCTGTGCCAATGCCGAAG ATGACCATTAAGTCCGAACAAGGAAGCGACGACTCAACATTGACGTCTACGTCTATATCAGCCAATACAATGTCAACAACTGCTAACACCAGACGTCGAAGAAAAAAGGATGCTGTACCAAAACCCATCAAGGTCGAACGGTTTAGCGACATTGAAGTGAGTGAACCTAAACGTAAAGGTAGGAAAGAAGTACGTGTTTCTGCTGCCTCCGTATATGAGGATGCAGTTGATCAACCAATAACAACTGAAGGTACAAATACGCCACCAACGCGAGTGTCCATTGTGCCACCTCATGTGGCTGTAGCCGCGGGTTTGGAATCGACAATGAACAATGTTACAATACCAGATAAAATTGGAAGTACGACTATTATCAGTGCGGTAGTAAACGATGCAACTTATTGCGCTAATGCAGCGCAAACAACCTTTCAAGTTGATATTGGACAGACTACTTTTGTTAAAGACAATCAAATTGGTAACGTGACTGTTACTATGGACAAGAAATCGGGAGGTACATGTGCAACGGTTGGCGACACTACCTACAATGTACCCAACATTGGTGCTAATAATTCAGCTGCATCGTCTCATCAATCTATGGAAACTGCAAAGGATTGTACACACGCACAACAAGATAGTCTTATAACGGAGGATGAGTCTTTTGAAAAGGAAAAACCGAATGGTAAATTAGCAACATTGCCAAAACCTGGCCCAGCTTCATCTAAATTAGCATCTACAAAGGCATTCAAAATGCCAACGCGAACCAATGAGCTATTTAA TCCACTTGTTCAAAGCCCGGTAAAGAAAAAAGTCGAAGCTTTTGAAAATGCAGCTATAGCTGCGCATAATATCGAGTTGACTAATACGGGTCGTCCAAAACGAACTAAAGAAAATACTGCACCG TCAAGTTTAACTACGCCTACCATTGGAAAACTTGCTTCAGCACCAGCGCTAGGCCGTTTTCTTACACCAACACAATCGTCAAATCTCACAGGCTCTGCGacaagagaaaaaaagaaagtgACAAGCAGTGCATCCAAAGCATTGCCATATCCAAAGCTCATGGCAGGTGTCAAAACAAGTTCCAGTTCTACTTCTACTAAAACTTTGTCACGCGAAAATAGTGCCGAAGATTTCCGTAAAGGTTTGCATAGTTTGGCTGAAGAACGCAAAAAGCAAAGAGAGCAGAAACATTTGATTGCGGCACAGCAAAGAGAAGCTCGAGAACGTGAGCGCGCTGAACGCGCTGCCAAATTAGTAAAGGAACGTGAAGAGAAGCGtcttaaaaaacaacaagaagccgaacaaaagaaacaagaacTCGAAGACATTCAACGTAATATACGTCAGCAAGAGGAAGCTGCCAAATTGAAGGCGTCCAAAGCAAAAGCAGAACAAGAACGTGAATTACTGAAACAGATGAAGCCACAGAGTGCTCGTGCTGCAACGACAAAAATGTTACCACCACCACCTAAAGTACGATCCAAATACACGTTTGAGATGTTACATGAAGATGACTCGACTGATGAGGAGGATAAGACTTCATATAAACGCCCACCGCCACCAACATGGAGTCGAA GTCATGTTCGTGGTCCGGCTATACGTATGCAACAATACTGGCCTACACAAATTATTGACAGTTTCTTTTCCGTTCAGCCAATGTCTCCTGATTTGCGTCTAATATTTCCTAATATTAGTTCACATCATCTCAAACGAAATTCTAGCGTTTTATGGTCAACACCACCGCGTTACTCAGAGCTGCCAAAATATTAA
- the Incenp gene encoding inner centromere protein isoform X2 codes for MEELLKILETSEEYCIELQLMKEKFMDDLSAKLNGRKPTLPEAESVLPPSVTPQQTKKRVKRLSDLDECVAEALPEKVSPTRPVRISNTQLLASAVAMESEPIEDIENVNSRVPDSAKSSKEQTEEELMPPPPAPIASAQNDINDNNESSFARPQRAAKLRSEKNLKEPKLNYKLRRPDSENATQVKLEHEQRPSQMHHTDDGDTDRENTKSVASIRSEDSVIAIPPKAPSVVEINSEDEQLTDNIVSQRTSSEDGMVRGLRIKVKREKSSTGSVDGTEGANSSTKSTVVGNTTGPQLSVPMPKMTIKSEQGSDDSTLTSTSISANTMSTTANTRRRRKKDAVPKPIKVERFSDIEVSEPKRKGRKEVRVSAASVYEDAVDQPITTEGTNTPPTRVSIVPPHVAVAAGLESTMNNVTIPDKIGSTTIISAVVNDATYCANAAQTTFQVDIGQTTFVKDNQIGNVTVTMDKKSGGTCATVGDTTYNVPNIGANNSAASSHQSMETAKDCTHAQQDSLITEDESFEKEKPNGKLATLPKPGPASSKLASTKAFKMPTRTNELFNPLVQSPVKKKVEAFENAAIAAHNIELTNTGRPKRTKENTAPSSLTTPTIGKLASAPALGRFLTPTQSSNLTGSATREKKKVTSSASKALPYPKLMAGVKTSSSSTSTKTLSRENSAEDFRKGLHSLAEERKKQREQKHLIAAQQREARERERAERAAKLVKEREEKRLKKQQEAEQKKQELEDIQRNIRQQEEAAKLKASKAKAEQERELLKQMKPQSARAATTKMLPPPPKVRSTDEEDKTSYKRPPPPTWSRSHVRGPAIRMQQYWPTQIIDSFFSVQPMSPDLRLIFPNISSHHLKRNSSVLWSTPPRYSELPKY; via the exons ATGGAAGAATTGTTGAAAATACTCGAGACAAGTGAAGAATACTGCATAGAATTGCAGCTAATGAAAGag AAATTTATGGATGATTTGAGTGCAAAGTTAAACGGCCGGAAACCTACACTACCTGAGGCAGAGAGCGTTCTGCCACCGAGTGTAACGCCGCAACAAACAAAAAAGCGGGTAAAGCGCTTATCTGACCTCGATGAATGTGTTG CCGAAGCTTTGCCAGAAAAAGTTTCGCCAACTCGGCCAGTGCGTATAAGTAATACTCAATTACTGGCCTCTGCAGTTGCTATGGAATCGGAGCCTATTGAAGATATTGAAAATGTCAATTCAAGGGTCCCAGATAGTGCAAAATCTAGTAAAGAGCAAACGGAGGAGGAACTAATGCCTCCCCCACCTGCGCCCATTGCGTCTgcgcaaaatgatataaatgatAACAATGAATCATCGTTTGCTCGGCCACAACGAGCAGCAAAATTAAGATCGGAAAAGAACTTAAAAGAGCCCAAACTTAATTACAAGTTACGTCGTCCTGACAGCGAGAATGCAACTCAGGTGAAGTTGGAGCATGAGCAACGGCCATCGCAAATGCATCATACTGATGATGGAGATACCGATAGGGAAAACACTAAATCTGTAGCAAGCATTAGGTCAGAAGATTCTGTAATAGCCATACCACCAAAAGCTCCATCAGTGGTGGAAATAAACTCTGAAGATGAGCAATTAACAGATAATATAGTATCGCAAA GAACATCTTCTGAGGATGGTATGGTGCGTGGGTTGCGCATAAAAGTTAAACGTGAGAAAAGTAGTACTGGTAGTGTTGATGGCACAGAAGGTGCTAATTCTTCCACAAAGTCTACAGTTGTAGGTAACACTACTGGCCCCCAACTTTCTGTGCCAATGCCGAAG ATGACCATTAAGTCCGAACAAGGAAGCGACGACTCAACATTGACGTCTACGTCTATATCAGCCAATACAATGTCAACAACTGCTAACACCAGACGTCGAAGAAAAAAGGATGCTGTACCAAAACCCATCAAGGTCGAACGGTTTAGCGACATTGAAGTGAGTGAACCTAAACGTAAAGGTAGGAAAGAAGTACGTGTTTCTGCTGCCTCCGTATATGAGGATGCAGTTGATCAACCAATAACAACTGAAGGTACAAATACGCCACCAACGCGAGTGTCCATTGTGCCACCTCATGTGGCTGTAGCCGCGGGTTTGGAATCGACAATGAACAATGTTACAATACCAGATAAAATTGGAAGTACGACTATTATCAGTGCGGTAGTAAACGATGCAACTTATTGCGCTAATGCAGCGCAAACAACCTTTCAAGTTGATATTGGACAGACTACTTTTGTTAAAGACAATCAAATTGGTAACGTGACTGTTACTATGGACAAGAAATCGGGAGGTACATGTGCAACGGTTGGCGACACTACCTACAATGTACCCAACATTGGTGCTAATAATTCAGCTGCATCGTCTCATCAATCTATGGAAACTGCAAAGGATTGTACACACGCACAACAAGATAGTCTTATAACGGAGGATGAGTCTTTTGAAAAGGAAAAACCGAATGGTAAATTAGCAACATTGCCAAAACCTGGCCCAGCTTCATCTAAATTAGCATCTACAAAGGCATTCAAAATGCCAACGCGAACCAATGAGCTATTTAA TCCACTTGTTCAAAGCCCGGTAAAGAAAAAAGTCGAAGCTTTTGAAAATGCAGCTATAGCTGCGCATAATATCGAGTTGACTAATACGGGTCGTCCAAAACGAACTAAAGAAAATACTGCACCG TCAAGTTTAACTACGCCTACCATTGGAAAACTTGCTTCAGCACCAGCGCTAGGCCGTTTTCTTACACCAACACAATCGTCAAATCTCACAGGCTCTGCGacaagagaaaaaaagaaagtgACAAGCAGTGCATCCAAAGCATTGCCATATCCAAAGCTCATGGCAGGTGTCAAAACAAGTTCCAGTTCTACTTCTACTAAAACTTTGTCACGCGAAAATAGTGCCGAAGATTTCCGTAAAGGTTTGCATAGTTTGGCTGAAGAACGCAAAAAGCAAAGAGAGCAGAAACATTTGATTGCGGCACAGCAAAGAGAAGCTCGAGAACGTGAGCGCGCTGAACGCGCTGCCAAATTAGTAAAGGAACGTGAAGAGAAGCGtcttaaaaaacaacaagaagccgaacaaaagaaacaagaacTCGAAGACATTCAACGTAATATACGTCAGCAAGAGGAAGCTGCCAAATTGAAGGCGTCCAAAGCAAAAGCAGAACAAGAACGTGAATTACTGAAACAGATGAAGCCACAGAGTGCTCGTGCTGCAACGACAAAAATGTTACCACCACCACCTAAAGTACGA TCGACTGATGAGGAGGATAAGACTTCATATAAACGCCCACCGCCACCAACATGGAGTCGAA GTCATGTTCGTGGTCCGGCTATACGTATGCAACAATACTGGCCTACACAAATTATTGACAGTTTCTTTTCCGTTCAGCCAATGTCTCCTGATTTGCGTCTAATATTTCCTAATATTAGTTCACATCATCTCAAACGAAATTCTAGCGTTTTATGGTCAACACCACCGCGTTACTCAGAGCTGCCAAAATATTAA